The segment TAACGAAAGTTGTTAAAAGCCACGTGAATGCCATATGGATGCCACATTGCATGTCAATAGGATTCCACTGCCACGTAGACTAAATagaaagggtcaaaaatacccttaaactgtctgaaatagctcatatatacccttaaattatatttcggctcaaaactacccttcccgTCAAACCATTGGATCAAAAGTACCCTTGTTATCAATATAAATTGTTAAATATCATGTGAATGTCACATTGCATGCCAATAAGGTTCCACTGCCACatagactaaatccctaaatcgTAATTACTCTccccctcatttcattatttcagaaaTGATATATTCACCTGTTCTCCCTCATTCACGGTTAGGGTTTCATACTTTTATTCGTGGTtgggtttcaaagtggatattcatgcttgtaggttagtaaatttttttcttattgtatTATGTTTACGATTTCAAAGCATGATAGTTAGGATTTCACAACTTTTCCCTAATTTCGCAGCTAAGGCTTCGTAGCTTTCTTGAGGATTGCGTTTCAAAGTAGATATTCATGATTgggttagtaaatattttttcttattttattacgtTTACGATTTCAAAGttttatagttagaatttcACAACTTTCCCATCATTTCGCGGCCAAGGTTTCATAACTTTCTTCGGAACTAAGTTTCAAAGTGAATTTTCGTGGTtataaacacaataaaataggaaaaaattttactaaaatCACGAATATTCACTTTGAAATCCAGCGATGAAAAAAACTGTGAAATCTTAACTGCGAAATGAGGGAGAAGGAGTGAAATTGTTtctggaaaataatgaaatgaggggaaaatgagtaattaagatTTAGGAATTTAGTAAATGTGGCACATGtggaatttaacaactttcacTAATAAGAAAGTCaattttgacccaatagtttgacggTAAGGATAGTTTTGAACTGAAATTTAGTTTAATGGTATATATGAGCTATTTTGGATAGTTTAAGGGTTTAACCATTTTCCTTTTAGTTTATGTGACAGTGAAAGTCTATTGGGTGTCATGTGGCATTCATGTGGCATCCACATAGCATTTAACAATTTCTGTTCATTAGAAGGACACTTTTGATCCAATAGTTTGACGaaaagggtagttttgagccaaaatataGCTTAAGCGTATATATGAGTTATTTCAGATAATTTAAgagtatttttgacccttttctgtAGTTTTAATAACTTAAAGAATTTTCCAAGTTTAttgcaagaaataaaataaaaaaatctaaatataggTTGATTTGAAatgtaattaaaataatcaatttccATATATGATGATCCCTTTCCCCCTCTCTTATATCTTGTTCATTTGAAAGCTTCAAAGTGATCGAAAATTTGACAATTTTCAATTCGTTTTCCTTGAATCGAGGGTTAAGATGAGATTTAAAGGGTTAGGATGAGGATGAGCCACAAGATTTACCAAATAATGTACTTCCTTTGTccatatatatcttttattttatgaggttcttttaagtaattttatgttttaacgATATTAAtttggaaatatttaatttgttcatttttttttttgtacatatTAAAATTGATACACACCTAAAGAAACAATAAATAGAGTGGTAATTTTATTATACCActcttattatttataaataatttaaatattaaaaaatgattaatttttaatattgggTAAAATAGATATGAAATGATAACTTATCTCTTAATTCTCCAAATGGTCAAATAAAGTTGGACAATTATATTAAGccataatatataaacatgaccCTTAACTTGACGTCAATTGACAATTATGACCTTTAACTTTGGGTGCGAGCACAAgcagacacttaaacttgtataaaattgagtAAATGGACGCATCGTCCTGCATAACAATTTTGTATCCTACATGACATCCTACGTGTATTATGCCACGTACACTTGTgtctacttgtttaattttatacaagtttaagtgtctacttgtgcacgtCAAAAATTGGAGGACGTAGTTATTCGTTAAAATCAAGTTAAGgatcatgtttatatattatgtatatttttaaaatattagataACTAAAATTGAACGAAATGAGTAATCAAAATGAAAGTCGCCTTTTTATTTATGTACTTAAATATGTTTCTCAAGAAATATGTGGTATGTCAATAAAAATTCTTGAcgtaaatatttcaaagtggGCATCTATTGGTTGTTTGACTGTTTAGCTTTGTACGTACATAGACCACTTGAATCTTATAAATGTGAAAATTAAGTTTTGCGTCATTCATAAGATATGGTGTGTAAAAGGATGATATGAAGTCAATTAATAGCCAAATGACTTGTCAATGGTCTTcctaataaaattgaatttacttCACAAAAAAGATTTGGACTGCAATGCGCGTTGAGACAGCCCAGGCGCCAGGGCCCTCCTTTCACCGGTTGATCATTCATTCAAACATGCTAATCCTTTCCATCATCCATTTAATCCATTAACACGTgagtttatttaaatttaataatttttattttataaatatgtagTGAAATCATTATgcattaatttaaaattgttttaaaaattcataggtaaaattttggattttttttgtgTACGCTTGTcagaaaaaataagaagacaGAAGATATAAGTCACCGAGGAACATAGCAAACTCGTCTCAGCCGTCTCATTGCGATGAATTGTTCCAAGAATTTGTTATTTGgtgaaattttaattatgtcTATGTTAATAGTAGTATAAATGAACGGTCAAACTGGTTGAGATGTCGCAAAAAGGAGCAAACTTGCATTTGGTCTACCgtattgtttttatttgttctatTCACAGAAAAAATTTAGGTccgtttgatttgattttccgCCTGATTCTATGCCGGCCTGTTATTAGTTAAATGACGTATCAAATTATTTCTTATCCTTTATCCTATCGCCGCTggtaaaataatagtaaaaataacagtcagtaaaaaaaaaaaaaacaattaccCCTTTTGACTTTGCCCAATATTTTCAGTGAAGTGTAGTAATTTGCTTGGATATTATTGGTAAATTTTGGGAAACTCATCATCACGTGAACTGCAGATGCCAATTCCGTTGACGATCTCTTTTTGTATTTTGCTTTTTTGTGACAGAGAGGCAGAGAGCTTTacaaaaagataagaaaaaaaaaaagaaaggaataaGATAAAAGTAGAGGAAATGAAAAAAgctttaattgaaaattttaaaataaaagaagtagtagtacatttaatttttactatggcaagaatcattttttattttattattatatcatcatcaATCCTTAAAATAAATCTTTTAGGACAATTTATTTGGCAAGAGTAGTGGGCACAACTGGTGATAAACAGTTTGAAAAGCAAAGgttctttaataaatttaaactaattacatttaaaaagtaaaaagtgCTAACCAAAGAACATGATCGCAAGTTTTAATGATCAGTGTTTTAGTACTACTACTTTTTCTGTTGatagattaatttatattagaaCGATTTCCTTAAACCCCTTTTTCATtccatttttactttatttattaagtCGTTTGGTGATTAATTAGAGTTTAATTTTAGAacgatataattaattataaataaatttatatattattttattaaaatttaattatatatgtagtgatttttatcttttattatatataaaataatatataaatttacttataatttatacatgtattaattatacaattctaaatcatgaatCAAATATTGACTATCAGTTCTATACATTAACATTTTAAATTCGAGTCAAGTATCAAACATAATATTACTTATATGGAATTAATATCTCCACAACTCGTATCTAAATCTACCCTACCAAATaatcattaaatattttcacttttaaaaataaaatatttctattcTATATTACTTGTTTGTATTACATATCTCAAATTACTTGTTAATTaataaaactaaattataaataattatttttttttctattttactcttaattatttttaaaaaaatataaacactaTAGGGTTCTAAAAAGGTTCTTTCACTATTAATCTTGGATGAGATGTATAATAGaatgtacaaaaataattaaagaataaattaataaaaagttttttccctccatttcattttatgtgacactttttaaattttgaaatacaaataagttgatttttgaACATAAATTTCATAGATCATTTAAACATATAGTattttttacgtagtttacaacATATGTAAAATTcgtttcaaaaaaatcaaagatcccAAATCTCTAgtcaaacttaaaatatttgactcttgaaaaacaaaaagcgtcacataaattaagacaaaaaattagtaatttgttaaaatacgagaaaatgaacaattaatatGAGATGAGTATTACTTTATCCGTCCattttgaattgtcaaaattaaattagacaacattaatttaatattaaaataaaaaaatttaaacattaaaaattatattaaaaatactttaaattttacatattaatattataaaaaattaaatcataaaatgttaattaaaatttattataatttaattctaaaataattattgaaagtacgtataaaaagaaaatgaaagcgGAAACAGCTGtaggaagaaagaaaagacaAGTAGTCCCCTCTGACTGGCTGTAACATTAGTACAAAACAATTAAGAAATACATAAAACACAACAAAGTCAATAAGGGAAGCCCAAAAACCCAAAAACAAAAGCCTTTTCTTGACAGCCATTTCTCCCCTGCACACACAGCGAATCCAACTTTTTTTCTCTCACAAACTCCATTAAACTCGTAAAATAATTCATCCAGTTCTATCTTATTTCTTTAAATCTCTTATTTTTGGTTCTgtttaaacataatatatatatatttatttattttcgttCAAGCTAAAAGTCAAATCTTATTGATATATCACTCTTTGTACCTTTGGAATTTTGTAGACTGGTGGATCGGTGAGTAGATGATTATTTTTCAATACCCAAgctttatttttcaagaatttagtgaatCTTGAAGAAAAATGGATTCTTGGataaattttgattgtttttttttaattttatgtatttgacGATCAAGATTCATGTTGCAGGTGGTTGTGAATATCAAGATTTTTAGGAGGGGTTATGGTACACGTTGCTTACTATAGGAGGCAGCTTAGGTGTGACTGATTATATGGATAATTTATGCTGCTTTAATTCAAAGTTCTCGAAGGTGAGGTTTAATTGGTGGGATCTTTTAGATTTTGcttgatgaatatttattttccctttttaagttttATGCTTATTGTTTAGCTgttcattaaataaattataatatgataagATCAAGGGTCTTTTAGCTTCTCAGATGGAAGTATTTGAGGGGTTTAGCTTAAGAGTTTAAGGTATGTGCACGAACAGCGTGAATATATACACACAATCAGGTCATTTAAAAGGGAATAGCATGTAACTAGTTCtacttaataaatattgatttgTAACCTGaaataaatgtaaataatatGCTATAGTAGATTAAATAATACTAATAGTGTAAAGATTCATTGCATTGTGAGTGTATAAAGTACTTAGCTAAAGTATGCAGGGTCTTATTGAACTATGTTCCTCTTTTGGGAGTAGAGATATTTTGGAGATTTTCTTAGTCTATCCTAGCGGGGGAGGGACAGGGAAGATTGAGGATTTTCTAatgtattttgatattttattttggataaTATGGTGTCCAGGCTAGCCTGTTTGCACTTCATCTCTCAAGGGgtgtgtgtttggtatgaaggagaATTCCTAGAAAATGTTTGCTTGGAAAACAAGTTggtttcttacttattttctagTGTTTGGTGATTAAGCAAAGTAATCTACCCAAACACTACACTATAAGGGTGGGAGGGGGTGGGATGTAGAGCCTGGGGGGTGGTGGGGAGTGGGATTCTCAAGGGGTAGGGGGTTGAGGGAGTTGGTTGGTTGGGAGAATACAATAAATGTAGAATATTACTAATAAAAATTTTTTTCCCTACTTCCATTAtagaaatcattttcctcatttttaaggaacttgtttttctccaaattttgtcTAAGTCAAACCAAACAtgataaaagaagaaaacattttccgaaaaatattttcttccatAGAAAACACACCCTTAAGCTCTTTATTTCTCTTCTTTGTTGGGCTCTAAAACGCGTTGCTTGGTCCTACAACATTCTAACCTAAGTTGCCCGGACTCAGTGCGGGTGTCCGATATGGGTGTGGACCTAAGGTCAGATACTTCATTTAACTTTTAATATTCGGGGATATGGATTCATGTAAGGATACAGGTGCAGGGATTCGcctaagaaaaattaaaatatctaaaaatagagtcataaaacctaaattatgaaatattatgtgGACTTGTAGAGAACTTGAGGAGAATCTGTAAGGTGATCAAAGGAAAAGGAATGAAATAGAAATTTCTATATGAAAGGTATCTAGTTCCTTCAATTTCACCTTACCTTTTGTATTGATtacaaaaatgattaaaattgtCCAGACTTTTTCCATCGATTTTGGTCGAAGTACCCAAATAGGTTGACTAAATTGGATACAAATTCCACACCCATGTCGTGTCGACACTGGTGCGGcaccaaaagtgaagagtccggGCAACTTAAATGCTATCAATATTCACAATGAGCGTATATATGGAGTATAATTCTCTGATATTATTTGAACATGTACCATTGCACTTTACCCCCCTTCCCCCCTTTCCCCGCGGTGGATTGGATTACTGTTGACATTTTCCATGATTGGTGTTCCATTGGTCTTCTTTCTACAAAAACCCGATGAATGACTTCAAGAGTTTAGTTTCATAACAGTGCCCCTTCTTGTGAATATGTAGAGGCCATAGTATTAAAAAGTCTCCGTTGAAGCTCTCTTTCGTCTTCATCACCGCCTCATCCAGTTTTTTTGGGGTGGACAATTCAGTTTATGGCTGTCTGCATTGTGTGTATTTGGCTGGGTTGATCACAAGGCTGAAGTATCATTTTTTACTTTAGCTTGCAGGAGGACGGTCATCATGTAGCTCTGGCAAAGGAAGAAGCAATCAAGGGCCTACCAAGTATGGCTTCAGCCTGGTTAAGGGGAAAGCTAATCACCCCATGGAAGATTACCATGTTTCTAAATTTGTCCAATTGCATGGACATGAACTAGGACTCTTTGCTATTTATGATGGGCATTTGGGAGATAGCGTGCCTGCCTATTTACAAAAGCATTTGTTTTCCAATATCTTAAATGAGGTAAATTGCGGGGTTCGGAACCCCTCTGCAAATTAAACTTCTCTTCTCTGATCCGTGAGGATCATTGTGTTTTTAGTAAGACAATTTACTGGCTATGTTACCGATTTTCATCAAAACATATTAATACATGCTTCCGCTTCCCCCTCTTTCTATACCTTGCATTTGTTGGTTTTGATTGGAGAATGATATTAGTGCTCTAGCATGAGCAACAGCTGGAAGTTGGTAAAGTTACCGGTCAGTCTCTCTTGCTAATTTGGTTAAACAGAAGCTAAAGTATTCTTCTTTTAGAGATCAACACACAATGCCAGTGGAGATGTTGATCAAGTCCTATGTAAGAGTGTGATGCCATGCATTATAACTAATCAATCTTAGAAATTCCTATAAACATCAAATGCATGATAATTTAATCTTGAGctgttttatttctttaatggaTGTCtatttattgttctttttttggtttagaGGGGGTGTTTGCTTGGGATTTCTCTCACCTTTTATGTTAAAAATTTCTAGGAGGATTTTCGGAATGACCCTCATAGGGCAATTTTAAAAGCATATGAGAGAACAGATCAGGCTATTCTTTCACACTCTCCTGATCTTGGAAGAGGTGGCTCCACTGCCGTGACTGCCATTCTTATAAATGGTCGTAAGCTATGGGTAGCAAATGTTGGGGATTCGAGAGCAGTCCTTTCTAGGAGGGGTCAGGCCATCCAGCTCTCGATTGATCATGAACCAAACACCGAACGAGATGACATTGAAAACAGAGGTGGTTTCGTCTCAAACATGCCAGGTGCTTCTCACATGCTCTCACTTACTCCTGTGGATATAATTGTGTCGTTCTTCTCTCTTACATTGTAATGCATATTAAAAATGGATTGCATCCATTAAGTTTCTTAAGTCTCGACTTTGTTCATacatttaaatatacataaccTTAATCTTAGGCACGAATGGTCTATCTTCACTTTTCTTAATAGAGTGGATAGTACCAATTCTATGCTTCTGATAAAAATCAATGAGATATTCTAATTTCTCCTTTCTAATTAGTGTGATACTTCATCTCACGTTGCCAGGGTTCAGGATTAGTAGTCCAGTGAGTCTTTTttgcacatttttttttatattatataaaaattttgtaCCTTCTCTTACAATTTTTAGAGTTGtttaaagtgaaaataaaatcataaacttCACCATTAAAACATTTTGGATGCATAAAGCAGACACTTCACTAGCCTCACACTTGAGCCATCCCATGCCTATTTGATCTAGATTCAAAGGTATCTCATGTATTGCTGCATTTGGATATTGTTAGTGACATGCCTATTGAAATGTATATAATCTCAGGAGATGTTGCTAGAGTGAATGGCCAACTAGCTGTATCTCGAGCTTTTGGTGACAAAAACTTGAAATCACATTTGAGCTCTGATCCTGATGTAACAAATGCTGATGTTGATGCGGAAACAGATCTTCTCATACTTGCAAGTGATGGTCTATGGAAGGTGCCATTTGCTCGAAACATCTCCTATCCCTTTCTGTTTTGGCACTCTGAGGtgcattttttccttttcttgctTTTGATTGCGGATTTCTCCAGGTAATGTCTAATCAAGAGGCAGTTGACATTGTGAGGAAGGTCAAAGATCCAGAGAAGGCAGCCAAGCAATTAGCGATCGAAGCATTGGTCAGAGAAAGCAAAGATGATATCTCATGCATTGTTGTCCGATTTAAGGGGTAATTTTGATCCATGGGAATTTATCGCAGTGTgcagtatatatatttattagagGGGTATTTGTTAGATGAGGCACTTCTATAGACTGACAGAATGCATAAAGTCTCGGACAATCCtgcataaattattaaaatgtttCCAGAAAAGAGATTATGCTATGTTCCTCTCCCCCAACCCTCTgtaatatttaaattctttaCTCGGGCCGTGTGGTTGTTATGTGTTGATTTATTCAGTTTGTAGATTCTCAGTATCATTCTTTGTGTCACTTTGCATGAACACTTCAACTGTTGCTTCATGAAATGGTGAATATGAGTATGTTTTTTGATGATTTAGTTCAACAATCTAATTCTGCAGAATGCCAAAATTTCTTGGTCATAGTAAATTGAAATTCGAAAAGTGAGTTATAAGAGTTCTTGATCTTGAAATGGAAACATATTTTGGTGAGCCTTATAAGTTATATGATTTTTCATTAGCGACTCAATTCATATCTATTCTTTCAAGTATCTCAGTGTAACCATTGTGTAGTGATGAAATTGTCGTCATAACAGaggggaaaaaagaagaagagaacaaCTATACTACTTTCATTTGTAAAACTACCAACAAATTTTtacttagtatatatataatttgttcgGCTGTTATTAAATTTAAACGATTGAATGGACGTTACACAGCTATTTAGATTAATTATAATACTGTttgat is part of the Solanum lycopersicum chromosome 1, SLM_r2.1 genome and harbors:
- the LOC101254846 gene encoding probable protein phosphatase 2C 10 — protein: MDNLCCFNSKFSKLAGGRSSCSSGKGRSNQGPTKYGFSLVKGKANHPMEDYHVSKFVQLHGHELGLFAIYDGHLGDSVPAYLQKHLFSNILNEEDFRNDPHRAILKAYERTDQAILSHSPDLGRGGSTAVTAILINGRKLWVANVGDSRAVLSRRGQAIQLSIDHEPNTERDDIENRGGFVSNMPGDVARVNGQLAVSRAFGDKNLKSHLSSDPDVTNADVDAETDLLILASDGLWKVMSNQEAVDIVRKVKDPEKAAKQLAIEALVRESKDDISCIVVRFKG